DNA from Algisphaera agarilytica:
CCCACTGCTCTCGCATCATCCGCGGAAAACTAAATGGTACACGTGGAGAGTGAATCGTAACACCGTTAATCTCGTAGCTTTTGGGGCGGGCGTTATGCCTTGCAGCCCAAGAAGATAGTTTTCCTGCCCAAGTAGGGATCAGCGGGGCTGGACTAAGGATCTGCGTATCGACACCCATACGATTTAACGCGATAGCCTGGTCAACGTGATAAAGCCCTTGTGTGGGACGGTCCGGCCACGGCACCGTCATCGAACATAGCAGCAGCCGCTTACGATCAGGCAACACAGGCATGTTCAGCATGACGCACCTCCTCGAAAACACTTAGTAAACCCTCAAGATGGGCATCAGGACAATAGTGTTCCTCGTAGTAGTTACGGGCCATACGACCCATAAGTCGGGTACGTGAAGCACTTCCCAGAATGGATGCAGCTGCTGCAGGTAAGTATGCATAATCTTTGGTTTCAAGATGAATACCTGACTGACCGGACACATTGATGCTACCCGGAGCCCCTGGCCCAACGGTAATTACCGGGCGCCCGCACGACATCGCCTCTATCACACCCAGCCCAAAGGGTTCGAGCCAAAGACTCGGAAACAAAGCAAGATGAGAATCGCGAAGTACTTGAATTGCCTTGTCGTGAGGCATTTGGCCATGAAAACAGATGTTGGTGTGATTGCAATACTGCGAGCGGAGTTCGCGCTCAAGTGATCCAGTACCAACGACATTAAGCTTCCACGGGGACTCACGCCAGACTTCGAGTAATCGCGAGATGCCCTTCTCCGGCTCCAGACGGCCAATGAACACCGCCTCGGAGTCACCCGTCGGCGGCGGAGTGAAACCCGCATCCAGGCAGCCGTTAGGAACAACACGGAGCAGGTGTTTCGCAACCCCCATCTTCACGTGCAAGTCAGCAACTATGTTGGAGGGAGCGATATAGGCGTCAACGAGATTGTTAAAGACGCCCGCCACTCGGTTGGATTGCATCGTCCGATACCAGGCAGCCGATTGCACCCGCGACCCACGGTAACAGCCACGACGGACAGCCCGAGCCAGGTCGCCATCCAGGCAATCGGTACAAACTTCGTCATCAAGCCAGCATGTCCCACTTCCACAGAATAATCGGTAGTTATGAAGCGTCTGAATCACAGGCACACCCGACAATCGGTGAGCCTGGTAGATCGATGGGCTAAACAAAGGAAACCAGTTATGCACATGCCCAACATCGGGCTTAAAGTCCTCTAAAAACTCTTGGACGGCCCGCATTGCATTGCGATCCCACCGACATCGTGCTGCAGTCAAGGCGGCGCCGCAAAGAGTTGCCAGCTTCCCTCCGCCAAAGGCGGAAGTGTTGCTGACCTCAAACCTTCGGACCTCGTGCCCGGCATCTTCAAGCACGCGGTGCTCAAACTCCACAGCCACATCTTCACCGCCGGGCTGTTTGTAACGATTATGGAAAATAGCAATTTTCATGGATACACCTCATTGGGGGACGAGGTGTATATATGCAGAATCGATGCCAATGAATTTCGGGCTACCAAGGGTGTCTTAATGAGAATAATCCATCTTATTTTCTCATTCTGCGATCGCAATTCTCGATGTTATGCGGCAGTGTCCCTTAGCTTCATGTGGCATAGCTTTTGTATTGATGAATCACATGAAACCCTCACCTGTCAATCCCCAAGGGCCCGTAACGATCGGCTGGCAAGCCCCGCTGATCGACGCCTGTCTTGCTTTAGTTAGGCGAAAATTTACAGTTCTACTGTGCATAATCGCTTGCCTGGGGATAGGAGGATTGAAATACCTCTCAACACCCAACACCTATCGATCCTCCGCCGTGGCCATCTTGCTACCACGCGAGAAGCCGGTATTCGATGTCGCGGTTGATTCGGGCAACCTCGAAACGAGCGAAGATGCCGCGAAACGGGAAGACACGGGCGCGCTCATGCTCCCCGCTAACCCTGATCTATATACCACGCTCATCAGGTCTCGCTCCGTACTTCAGGAAGTCGCAGCGATGTACCAAGATCAACTGGTCCTAGGAGTACCGGGGCGAACGCGAAGCGAAGAACTCATCGGCAAACTCCGAAGTATGATCGTAGTTGAGTCAACCGAGCAAGGGATGATGACGGTAACGGTCACCTCGAGCTCTCCAGATTTAAGCGCGGAACTGGCGAACGCCTTGGTCGGCGTCGGAGAAGCAGCCAGCAAGGACATCGAGAAGCAGCTTGTACTTCAGCAAGCTATATATATCGATGAATCACTCGTACTGGCCAAAAACAAACTAAAACACCTGACGGATCATTTAAAAGAGTTTACCGGATCGAAGAGCATTATCGACCCCCGCAATCAGGCCAACGACTTCTTACGTCAGCGACGTGAACTTACCCTGAAGCTCAATGATCTGGAACGCGAATTAGCTGCGCGTCGACTTTCGTGGACGGATGCTGACCCTGAGGTACAACGCCTGATACTTGAAGTTCACCTCTGCAAAGATCAGATCTCAGCACTGCAGGACGCGGTCGCCGGTAATGTAGGCAGTGCTGAGTACGCCCCGTTTATGGTGGACTATGAGGAACTTTCCAGCAAAGTTCGCCTGCAGAGCGATTTGGTTGTGTCACTATCAGCAAAGTCTGATGTCTTGCATATCCGGGCTGAGCAGCCCGCAGGGAGTATCGCGGTGGTGCGTCCCGCCACTGCTTCGCACCGGCCGGTGGGTCCAAGTCGCAAGGTATTCCTGATGATGAGCCTGGGTCTGGGCATGATTTCGGGCCTGGGGCTGGCGCTTCTGCAAGAGCAGTGGGCACAAGCAAAACAAGAGCCATATGTTGCCGAGCGTCTAGCGCAGCTTCCAAAACTCAACACTCCCGGTGTGATACTTCGGCGTTTCTCGACTTCGCAAGGGCTTCAGTCGTGAACGCACTCAGTCACAACCAACTGGCCGATCCTTACAGCTTGACGTCTGCTTGGGCGAAGCTTTCTGCCGATCCCTGGCGTTGGTTGCTGGCGATTGCGGTCATCGCATGGATGAACGCGGGTATTCACGGCTTTCGCATGCCTTGGCAACCACTGGTGGTAAGTGACTCAAACTCTGGCGGGGGCATGCGTCAATTAATCTTCGGCACGGCAGGCCTATTGGCGATAACGCGAATGATCTGTACAAGATCCCTTGGCGCGGCATGCGTACGCCAGCTGCCGTGGTGCCTAGTCGCGATCCTATTGCTTTCATCAACCAGTTGGTCATCCAATACAACCCTCACTGTGAAGCGTGCGGGGATCTTCACCCTCGGTCTCATGCTCATTATTTCTCTGGTCCACAGCACCGACAAGCCGGTATTGCTGATGAAGCGATGCGTGGTGTACACCGTCGGCTTATGTGCCTGGATATCCATAGCAATGATGTTCATCTTCCCGGCAGAGTGTAGTAGCATTGCGTCACGGCCAGGTCTGGCTGGACTGGCTAGCCACCCCAATACACTGGGAGCCGTGATGTTTACGGGGTGGATTGTGGCCCTAGGCTGGCCTCCCAGCGTCCGCCTAGAGATGTGGGCCGTACGACTATCGCAACTCGGTATTGTCGCGGCTCTTTTCTGGACAGGATCGATTACGGCGATTCTTGTCGCTGCCGCGGGGACCATGGCATACATGATCCTAATCGCCCCGCCTTATCAGAGAGGGGTTTTGATTCTTCTGGCTGTTGTGTTTCTGGCGACGGCCGCGGTCATCGGTCCAGATAACCTTAAGACATGGTTCTTCGACACAGTCCAGCGTGACGAGAGCTTATCGGGACGGGATGTCCTCTGGGCGGAGGTGTATCGCGAAGGTAGCAAGCAGCCTGTATTCGGCGGCGGATTCGGTGCGTTCTGGCATGAAGGACGTGGACGCGAGTTGACGGGGACTTGGAACCCCCGTCAAGCACACAACACCTACTTGGATGTCTTTGTTGACCTTGGCTGGGTTGGCCTGCTGGGCATAAGTGGGCTGATACTTGGGGTGCTGTATAGCGCAGTCCACGGGGTTATCGGACGTCCCGGCACGCCGCAGCGAGCTGCGGTTGCATCTCTTATCGCACTAGCTATCGCAAGTCTGGGAGTCTATGGATGGAGCCAAAGCTTTCTGCTTCGGCTCGATCAACTCATCATGTTGGTGTTATTGTGGTCCTTGATGCTAATCGTCAATCGTGACGGAAACAGGATTCAAGAAGAGTTCGTCATCGATTCCGCCGCGTAGAATGTCGATGAACACAACATACGGTGAAGCGACTTCTCCCTCTTCCTGCACTGAATATGGCAAATCCCAGCAACGCCTACGTCTTAGTGGTCGACGATGACGCAGATTTCTTGCGTGTCTCGCAATGGATGCTTGAGCAAGCAGGTTATTCCGTGCTCACCGCCACCGACCACGATCAAGCGATCGGCCGAATCTTAGAACATGAGCCCGACGTCATCTTGCTCGACCGCCACTTGGGGGAAGAGGATGGCCTGAACTTGATAGCCCCGCTTCAAGCACGCGTTCCTGAGGCAGCAATCATCCTTATGACAGCCCAAAGCACCACCGAGCTAGCTGTTCAGGCAATCAAGGTGGGGGCGTTCGATTTTATCGTGAAGCCGTTAGATGAAGCCCGCCTCATGACGGTGCTCCAACATGCAATTGAACGAGGGGACTTACTCGAAAAACTTGGCCCAGCCCCGGACGACGAGTTAGGATTTGAAGGCATCATCGGCCAATCAACCGCCATGCGTGCTGTGTTTGGTGCGATCGAAAATGTCGCGCCCACCTCTGTAAATGTTATGGTCCGTGGTGAGTCAGGAACCGGCAAAGAACTGGTCGCCGCCGCCATCCACAG
Protein-coding regions in this window:
- a CDS encoding glycosyltransferase family 4 protein codes for the protein MKIAIFHNRYKQPGGEDVAVEFEHRVLEDAGHEVRRFEVSNTSAFGGGKLATLCGAALTAARCRWDRNAMRAVQEFLEDFKPDVGHVHNWFPLFSPSIYQAHRLSGVPVIQTLHNYRLFCGSGTCWLDDEVCTDCLDGDLARAVRRGCYRGSRVQSAAWYRTMQSNRVAGVFNNLVDAYIAPSNIVADLHVKMGVAKHLLRVVPNGCLDAGFTPPPTGDSEAVFIGRLEPEKGISRLLEVWRESPWKLNVVGTGSLERELRSQYCNHTNICFHGQMPHDKAIQVLRDSHLALFPSLWLEPFGLGVIEAMSCGRPVITVGPGAPGSINVSGQSGIHLETKDYAYLPAAAASILGSASRTRLMGRMARNYYEEHYCPDAHLEGLLSVFEEVRHAEHACVA
- a CDS encoding O-antigen ligase family protein produces the protein MNALSHNQLADPYSLTSAWAKLSADPWRWLLAIAVIAWMNAGIHGFRMPWQPLVVSDSNSGGGMRQLIFGTAGLLAITRMICTRSLGAACVRQLPWCLVAILLLSSTSWSSNTTLTVKRAGIFTLGLMLIISLVHSTDKPVLLMKRCVVYTVGLCAWISIAMMFIFPAECSSIASRPGLAGLASHPNTLGAVMFTGWIVALGWPPSVRLEMWAVRLSQLGIVAALFWTGSITAILVAAAGTMAYMILIAPPYQRGVLILLAVVFLATAAVIGPDNLKTWFFDTVQRDESLSGRDVLWAEVYREGSKQPVFGGGFGAFWHEGRGRELTGTWNPRQAHNTYLDVFVDLGWVGLLGISGLILGVLYSAVHGVIGRPGTPQRAAVASLIALAIASLGVYGWSQSFLLRLDQLIMLVLLWSLMLIVNRDGNRIQEEFVIDSAA